A region of the Lycium barbarum isolate Lr01 chromosome 1, ASM1917538v2, whole genome shotgun sequence genome:
GCATGACAACAATATAACAGATGGAGAATTTATAATGgaggaaaaggaaaaagaagttcgTCAACAAGAGATGCAGAAAGCTAAAAAGTAACAGGAGAACTGTGAGCACAAAGTAGGCCAACAAAAAGGAGAAaggaataaagaaaagaaaaaacctACAGATAGTAAAAATAGCTCAACACTAAAAGAAAATCTTGACAggatcaagaagaagaagaagaagaagaagaagaagaagaagaagaagaagccacCAAAAAAGAGAACTAATGTTAAGATCAAGCTTGCTCAAAAGAAAAATAGTAGCAGCACTGACATAGAAGAAAAGGAAGGTAAGGAATTAAGCTCCATAGGCAGTCACAAAATAACCTCTAATAATGAGAAGGGTAACAAGAGTGTGGAAAAGGATcaacaagaagaagaaagcacCAGAGATACTGGAGAAAACCAACAAAATAGTGATAAAAGTGTACAAGAGGTTGAAAAGGAGGCTAATATTAGGAATGAGGAAGGAACTGGGGATAATTTGACATTACATTGTGGAAAGAGTGTATCCTCTATTTTACCATCCCAGCTAAAAATATTGTCTGGTATCAATTTGGATGTTGACTTGAACCACAATGTTCTGGTTAGTTTTAGCACCCAAGATAAGGTTGCAACAATTAATGTGGAGAATGCAATGACAACAACAAAAATATGGCTCAGACTAAGGACTGTCTTCTAGATGTTGATGGTCAACAAGATCTTCATTATTTGTGTGATAAAACTGGGGTCTTACCTCCTAGGATGGGTAGAAAAAACACAAGAGGGTAAATAGAGAAAGAAAAAGAGCAAGATAACACTGCCCCTCCTAGCTTAAGGGAGGAAAAAAACAACTCCAATCAAGATGTTTCTTATGGTTAGTGCAATCATATAGAAAATTATGGGGTGAGGTCTAAAAAGGCCATTCAACGACTCAAAAGACTTGTTAAGAAGAACAAAGTTGATATGGTTTCTATATCAGAACCATTAATAAGCATGACCAAAGTGGAAGGTTATAAAAGATTTTTGGGATTCAACCACTGCATGACTAATTCAAATGGTAAGATTTGGTGTTTCTGGAGAGACAATTGTACTGTCTCTATCCTAAAAAATCATGAGCAATATGTTACCCTTAGCATCCATAAGAACCATGGTAGTGATAAAATATATGTCACAGCTGTGTATGCAAAGTGTACTAATACTGAAAGAAAAGACCTATGGAACAGCTTGGAAGATCTGCATAAGTTAATTAAAGGCCCATGGAGTATTGGTGGCGAGTTCAATGTCATTCTTCATCCAGAAGAAAAGCTTGGAGGATTATCCAACAAAAACTCCAGAAGCTTTGATTTTACAGAATGTATGGATTCATGTGGTATGTCAGATGTTGGTTTCAATGGATCTAGGTATACTTGGTGCAACAACTGGAGACCAAACAAGAGGATTTGGATAAGGCTAGATAGAGTGTTTATTAATGATGATTGGGCCACCAAGTCTGCTAACAACTCTGTTAGGCATTTAGCTAGAACTGGCTCTGATCACAGGCCATTGCTTTTTAAATGTGACAATGGACAACTATGTGGTCCTAAGTACTTTAAATTCCTGGATTTTTGGATTACTCAGAATCATTTTCTTGAGATTGTTAGAATGGACTGGAGCCAAAATGTTGTTCGGAACCTGTACAGATTCTTCAAAACAAGCTTAAAAGTGTGGCTAAAAGACTTTTGGCATGGTCAAGGGAAGAAATTGGTCATGTGCATGATCAAGTTGATACGTAGGAAACTAAAATGCAATATCTAGAAGATGAAGATCTTATACTTAGATCAGAGAATAGTAGACAAAAAGTTAACAAAGGGCATGCTGAGTATGTCTATTGGCTTAACAAGCAAGACTCTATCCTAAAGCAAAAGGCCAAGATTAaatggtttgaagaaggagacaCCAATAgcaaatatgtcacgacccaaaccgatgagtcgtgacgagtgcctgaccctTACTAGCCgagcactcctatgcttgcatcTATTTCTCACTGattatcctgggcccatacacaatccatAACTGAGTTATACTGTCTCTTGAACaatcaacacaagaaacaacatcTTGAGAACTCACGACCAAAGTATACATATCAACATAATTATTGAGAGTAACAGTGCAAGCCGATTAGGCTACTACATATACTGTGCAACAAAAACaagcgccgacgaggctgcataacatcacaaCTACacatcactgtctacagacctctatggaaaacagactgtagaaaggacgggacaaggccctgccatacccagaTATGTACAGAgcagaatagcataccaaaaaagTGTCActacccggctaggggccgtgacgggtacccggggctaaccgccgag
Encoded here:
- the LOC132611827 gene encoding uncharacterized protein LOC132611827, which gives rise to MDVATKNRTRPRMDKVRVEVNLTKTKLTSNFVGTEDTNCPRKGFYKNLEYENVPKFCTHCKLLGHLIIQCGKVEKKRVDEMEDMEKKNNKHDNNITDGEFIMEEKEKEVRQQEMQKAKNSSTDIEEKEGKELSSIGSHKITSNNEKGNKSVEKDQQEEESTRDTGENQQNSDKSVQEVEKEANIRNEEGTGDNLTLHCGKSVSSILPSQLKILSGINLDVDLNHNVLVSFSTQDKVATINVENAMTTTKIWLRLRTVF